A single genomic interval of Spinacia oleracea cultivar Varoflay chromosome 6, BTI_SOV_V1, whole genome shotgun sequence harbors:
- the LOC110805592 gene encoding 1-aminocyclopropane-1-carboxylate synthase, with the protein MVAELLSRIAAGNGHGEESAYFDGWKAYENDPFHPATNPTGVIQMGLAENQLSFDLVKEWILKNPAASICTVEGVDHFKDIAIFQDYHGLPAFRNAVASFMERVRGYKVTFDPDRIVMSGGATGAHELMAFCLANPGEAFLVPTPYYPGFDRDLRWRTGVELFPVECHSSNNFKVTRKSLEEAYEKAKEANIKVKGVLITNPSNPLGTVLDKDTLKSILSFITEKNIHLVCDEIYGATVFGYPTFVSISEVMLEQEHNPELIHIVYSLSKDLGFPGFRVGIVYSYNDKVVNVARKMSSFGLVSTQTQMLIASMLSDEVFVEKFLVESSKRLETRHNVFTWGLSQVGIQCLKSNAGLFVWMNLRPLIEQDLTMEGELALWRVIINDVKINVSPGCSFHCHEPGWFRVCIANMDDETMQVALKRIRTFAAQKVAKPVGSAKRKCWQTNLQLRLSSRRLEDLMGVSQLGSPHSPMSPLVRAQT; encoded by the exons ATGGTGGCTGAATTGTTGTCAAGGATTGCAGCAGGAAATGGGCATGGTGAAGAATCTGCCTATTTTGATGGCTGGAAAGCCTATGAAAATGACCCTTTTCACCCTGCCACTAATCCCACTGGTGTGATTCAGATGGGTCTTGCTGAAAATCAG cTAAGCTTTGATTTGGTGAAAGAGTGGATTCTGAAAAACCCAGCTGCTTCTATTTGTACTGTTGAAGGAGTGGATCACTTCAAAGATATTGCCATCTTTCAGGATTACCATGGTTTGCCAGCGTTCAGAAAT GCTGTAGCAAGTTTCATGGAGAGAGTGAGAGGTTACAAGGTGACATTCGATCCTGATCGCATAGTTATGAGTGGTGGAGCTACTGGAGCCCATGAACTTATGGCATTTTGCTTGGCTAACCCTGGTGAAGCTTTCTTGGTTCCTACACCTTACTATCCTGG ATTTGATCGAGATTTGAGGTGGAGAACAGGGGTAGAACTCTTCCCAGTTGAATGCCATAGCTCAAATAACTTCAAAGTAACAAGAAAATCCTTGGAAGAAGCATATGAGAAAGCTAAAGAAGCCAACATTAAAGTAAAAGGTGTACTTATAACCAACCCTTCAAACCCACTAGGAACAGTCCTAGACAAAGATACCTTAAAAAGCATATTATCTTTCATCACTGAGAAAAACATTCATTTAGTATGTGATGAGATATATGGTGCAACTGTTTTCGGGTACCCAACTTTTGTTAGCATATCAGAGGTCATGCTCGAACAAGAACACAACCCAGAACTCATACACATCGTGTACAGCCTCTCAAAAGACTTGGGTTTCCCCGGGTTTCGGGTCGGGATAGTGTACTCCTACAACGATAAGGTTGTAAACGTTGCTAGGAAGATGTCGAGTTTCGGGCTGGTTTCGACCCAAACCCAGATGTTAATAGCCTCGATGTTGTCTGATGAGGTGTTTGTTGAGAAATTCTTGGTCGAAAGTAGTAAAAGGCTTGAAACAAGACACAATGTTTTCACATGGGGACTTAGTCAAGTTGGAATCCAATGCTTGAAAAGTAATGCTGGTTTATTTGTATGGATGAATTTACGTCCATTGATTGAGCAAGATCTAACAATGGAGGGTGAGTTAGCTTTGTGGAGGGTGATTATTAACGACGTCAAGATTAACGTTTCACCAGGGTGTTCGTTCCATTGCCATGAACCAGGGTGGTTCAGGGTTTGTATTGCTAATATGGATGATGAAACAATGCAGGTTGCTTTAAAAAGGATTAGAACTTTCGCAGCTCAAAAGGTTGCGAAGCCTGTTGGTTCGGCAAAGAGGAAGTGTTGGCAAACTAACCTTCAGCTTAGATTATCTTCTAGAAGGTTGGAGGATTTGATGGGTGTTTCGCAACTTGGGTCACCACACTCACCTATGTCTCCTCTGGTTCGAGCTCAGACTTAA
- the LOC110805603 gene encoding 2-C-methyl-D-erythritol 2,4-cyclodiphosphate synthase, chloroplastic — protein sequence MATVFNSCCFLHIAAHKPLLSLSSSSSSSSPVFPNSLTHFSLNKSSLKSVKSFSISAVSTPIAETSQSTSSSNSNPSKTLPFRVGHGFDLHRLEPGYPLIIGGINIPHDRGCEAHSDGDVLLHCVVDAILGALGLPDIGQLFPDNDPKWKGAASSIFIKEAVRLMHEAGYELGNLDATLILQRPKVSPHKEAIKDNLSALLGVDPSVVNLKAKTHEKVDSLGENRSIAAHTVVLLMKM from the exons ATGGCAACCGTCTTCAACAGTTGCTGTTTCCTCCACATTGCGGCGCACAAACCTCTActgtctctctcctcctcctcttcctcttcctctcccGTCTTCCCAAACTCTCTTACTCACTTCTCTCTCAACAAGTCATCGTTAAAATCCGTCAAATCTTTCTCAATTTCAGCAGTTTCTACACCAATTGCTGAAACATCTCAATCCACTTCGTCATCCAATTCAAACCCATCCAAAACCCTTCCCTTTCGAGTGGGTCACGGGTTCGATCTCCATCGTTTGGAGCCGGGTTATCCTTTGATCATTGGCGGTATCAATATTCCTCATGACAGAGGCTGCGAGGCTCACTCTGATG GGGATGTGCTGCTTCATTGCGTGGTGGATGCAATATTGGGGGCATTAGGGCTTCCGGATATCGGGCAGCTTTTCCCTGACAATGATCCTAAGTGGAAGGGTGCTGCTTCTTCCATTTTTATTAAAGAAGCT GTGAGACTTATGCATGAGGCAGGATATGAGCTTGGAAATTTAGACGCCACCTTAATTCTCCAAAGACCTAAAGTTAGCCCACACAAAGAGGCAATCAAGGACAATTTGTCTGCTCTGCTCGGGGTTGATCCATCTGTCGTGAATCTGAAAGCAAAAACCCATGAAAAGGTCGATAGTCTTGGAGAAAATAGAAGTATCGCAGCTCATACAGTGGTTCTACTGATGAAGATGTAA